A section of the Dehalobacter sp. DCM genome encodes:
- a CDS encoding GIY-YIG nuclease family protein — protein sequence MNIKQLLKEVPQNPGVYRMKDSLGNIIYIGKAKNLRNRVSQYFTNQKNRAPKVVEMIRNIHSFDYSVTDTELDAFLEECRLIKEIKPKYNKLMKNSGSYLYLKIPSEMFPKVTIVNEKCDDHALYFGPFTSRHRVETTVEYLNDFFPIRKCAGQKLQKRTNGCLFMQIGTCLGVCTGKVKPEVYGAHIQKIQDLLNGKDRSHVRELSNRMHSVLKELDYELAAKYLEYASGLNHVIGKQRLVLSSGKNRNTVAVELMNNECAKLFIFKGNLLLFRKVISLTGECHELKEAIRQIILDMFVPERNNQHMMSSDEIDQAQIIYSYLRKNRNIMSFGIPFSYLKRETVKMDRLLDKIIVFKTHHSGKII from the coding sequence ATGAACATAAAACAATTACTGAAAGAGGTTCCTCAAAATCCAGGCGTATATCGGATGAAGGATTCGCTGGGCAATATTATTTATATCGGTAAAGCAAAAAACCTTAGAAACAGGGTGTCACAATACTTTACGAATCAAAAGAACCGGGCGCCAAAAGTGGTGGAAATGATCCGGAATATTCATTCGTTTGATTATAGCGTCACTGATACAGAATTGGATGCATTTCTCGAAGAGTGCCGGCTCATTAAAGAAATAAAACCTAAATACAATAAGCTGATGAAGAATTCGGGCAGTTATTTATATCTTAAAATCCCTTCTGAAATGTTTCCGAAGGTTACGATCGTAAATGAAAAGTGCGATGATCATGCGTTATACTTTGGTCCTTTTACGAGTCGGCATCGGGTAGAGACCACCGTGGAATACCTGAATGATTTTTTTCCTATACGCAAATGCGCCGGCCAAAAGCTGCAAAAGCGGACGAATGGCTGTTTGTTTATGCAGATTGGCACTTGTCTAGGGGTGTGCACAGGGAAAGTAAAACCAGAAGTGTATGGTGCTCATATTCAGAAAATCCAGGATTTGTTGAACGGGAAGGATAGGTCACACGTCCGGGAACTTTCCAATAGGATGCATTCTGTCCTGAAAGAGTTAGACTATGAACTCGCTGCGAAATACTTGGAATATGCTTCAGGACTCAACCATGTGATAGGAAAGCAACGATTGGTATTATCTTCTGGTAAAAACCGAAATACGGTTGCAGTGGAGCTTATGAATAATGAATGCGCAAAATTATTCATTTTTAAAGGAAATTTACTGCTCTTTCGTAAAGTCATCAGCCTAACTGGCGAGTGTCATGAATTAAAAGAAGCGATCAGGCAAATCATCCTGGATATGTTCGTGCCGGAAAGAAATAATCAACATATGATGTCATCCGATGAGATTGATCAGGCGCAAATTATTTATTCATACTTAAGAAAGAACAGGAATATCATGAGTTTTGGTATTCCATTCAGTTATCTCAAGCGAGAAACAGTAAAAATGGATCGGCTGCTGGATAAGATCATTGTTTTCAAAACCCACCATTCTGGCAAAATTATATAA
- a CDS encoding MerR family transcriptional regulator yields the protein MYKISEFSKITHLTVKALRYYDEEEILKPSYRAENGYRYYDDHDFSKARLIVLLRDLSFSIAEIKDILVNYESQDDLSYFLTEKQQLIAAQIKKEKELIKKINLYLQPKEMEAGNMNYHIEQKEFEDVMVATIRYKGRYSDVGKYIGTIYKEAKGKTAGVPFCCYYDADYQEEADIELCVPVKGMVNGPNIVCKKLPRIRAISTTHVGSYETISLAYKALLDYATEHQLECKIPSREIYHKGPGMIFKGNPQKYVTEIVIPI from the coding sequence GTGTATAAAATCAGTGAGTTTTCCAAGATCACGCATTTAACAGTGAAAGCCTTGCGTTATTATGACGAAGAAGAGATTCTGAAACCGTCATACCGGGCTGAGAATGGCTATCGCTATTATGATGATCATGACTTCAGCAAAGCCAGGCTGATCGTTTTACTGCGTGATTTAAGCTTTTCGATTGCTGAAATTAAAGACATTCTCGTGAACTATGAAAGTCAGGACGATTTGTCCTATTTTCTGACCGAGAAGCAGCAACTGATTGCTGCCCAGATCAAAAAAGAAAAAGAACTGATCAAAAAAATAAACCTCTACCTTCAACCAAAAGAAATGGAGGCAGGGAATATGAACTACCACATTGAACAGAAAGAATTCGAAGACGTAATGGTGGCGACGATCCGGTATAAAGGCAGGTACAGTGACGTTGGGAAGTATATCGGTACGATATACAAAGAGGCAAAAGGGAAAACGGCTGGGGTTCCTTTTTGCTGCTACTACGATGCAGATTATCAGGAAGAAGCCGATATCGAACTTTGTGTACCGGTCAAAGGCATGGTAAACGGGCCGAATATCGTCTGCAAAAAGCTGCCAAGGATCAGAGCCATCAGCACAACCCATGTGGGCAGTTATGAAACCATCAGTCTGGCCTATAAGGCGTTGCTTGATTACGCCACGGAGCACCAGCTGGAGTGCAAAATTCCTTCCCGGGAGATTTACCATAAAGGTCCCGGGATGATTTTCAAGGGCAATCCCCAAAAGTATGTCACCGAAATTGTTATCCCGATCTAA
- a CDS encoding MarR family winged helix-turn-helix transcriptional regulator produces MDPEKQLLEDTIFQFIDRIKPLISNELWANVLMNATKNELLVLLLVYRQEEATMSQVAQYLRVPLNTATGIISRMEKEKLLSRERNDIDKRVVTIRLSESGRTQIRQIINTFMDYGQKLLADLTPEETVLIFTLIEKVISMLQKEQFQANSSKELKVRKIIIE; encoded by the coding sequence GTGGATCCAGAAAAACAATTACTTGAAGATACCATTTTTCAGTTCATCGACCGGATCAAACCGCTGATCTCCAATGAGTTATGGGCGAATGTTCTGATGAATGCCACAAAAAATGAATTACTCGTCCTCCTGCTCGTATACCGCCAAGAGGAGGCCACCATGTCGCAGGTTGCGCAGTACCTGCGTGTCCCACTTAACACGGCCACGGGCATAATCTCCCGTATGGAGAAGGAAAAACTGCTCAGCCGCGAGCGGAATGATATTGACAAGCGGGTCGTGACCATTCGTCTCAGTGAATCCGGCCGGACTCAAATCCGTCAGATTATTAACACTTTCATGGACTACGGCCAAAAACTTCTTGCGGATCTGACTCCTGAGGAAACCGTCCTGATCTTCACGCTCATCGAGAAAGTCATCTCTATGCTGCAAAAGGAGCAGTTCCAAGCGAATAGCAGCAAGGAGCTTAAGGTAAGAAAAATTATTATTGAATAA
- a CDS encoding type II toxin-antitoxin system prevent-host-death family antitoxin: MRINTTDMQNAFGKYLALVEKEDIIITKNGKSVAKLIRYTEPDYYLVHEEAKKYHPTKKVSYEEYMELVESSDQRYELIDGEIYLLASPSFTHQVVVNEISGQFYNCFKGKPCRSLTAPLDIRLFGYATKFEEDPNVVQPDVVVICDEDKVNDKNKYEGIPTLVVEVLSPSTRSKDLVAKLNLYMKSGVLEYWIVNLENKSILQYAFSNDREINYPVSHQLDDTIQSAVFPDLQIPLAELFTIDGR, encoded by the coding sequence ATGCGCATTAACACCACGGATATGCAAAATGCCTTTGGTAAATATCTTGCGCTGGTGGAGAAGGAAGATATTATTATTACCAAAAACGGCAAGAGTGTGGCCAAGCTTATTCGCTATACCGAACCGGACTATTATCTGGTCCATGAAGAAGCAAAGAAGTATCACCCGACCAAAAAAGTTAGCTATGAAGAATATATGGAGCTGGTGGAATCCTCTGACCAACGCTATGAACTGATCGACGGTGAGATTTATCTGTTGGCTTCACCCTCCTTTACGCATCAGGTGGTTGTCAACGAAATATCAGGTCAGTTTTATAACTGTTTTAAGGGGAAACCTTGCCGGTCCTTAACTGCGCCGTTGGATATCCGACTTTTTGGTTATGCCACTAAGTTCGAGGAAGATCCGAATGTTGTTCAGCCGGATGTCGTCGTCATCTGCGATGAAGACAAGGTGAATGACAAGAACAAGTATGAGGGTATACCGACCCTGGTGGTTGAAGTCTTGTCGCCGTCCACCCGGAGCAAAGATCTGGTGGCCAAATTGAATCTCTATATGAAAAGCGGAGTTTTGGAATATTGGATTGTCAATCTGGAAAACAAAAGCATTCTTCAATACGCTTTTTCCAACGATAGAGAAATCAATTACCCTGTAAGCCACCAGCTGGACGATACGATTCAATCGGCTGTATTTCCCGACTTACAGATACCTTTGGCTGAACTATTCACTATCGATGGACGTTAA
- a CDS encoding arginine deiminase family protein, whose translation MIKNLGLFGTEKLARLRKVILHTSERSLTMVNPENFQQYLFNSVPDIPQFLSEHQRYADLLRAHGVEVLQLQDYVRKNSELINSLPNLPYLNDTCLITSHGAILSKMCPGSRAGEETVVGEALENLGIPLYHAFTGSDQFEGCLAVSPEILFIADTERHDRKTIEGFFSQALRLFPQIIYAEIPQERRYMHPDMIFGRISESLALAYLPAFLKTYLITEKQRIEINLKEILARRGMEIIEISDQEQQLWGCSFVSLEENIFIHYDIALNLRTQNELSRRGVEIIPFHPEALLAGGGSLRCLTLRVWRG comes from the coding sequence ATGATTAAGAATCTCGGATTATTTGGTACAGAAAAATTAGCTCGTTTACGCAAAGTGATTCTCCATACGTCTGAGCGGTCTTTGACGATGGTTAATCCGGAAAATTTTCAGCAATATCTATTTAATTCTGTCCCTGATATTCCTCAATTTCTGTCGGAACATCAACGTTATGCCGACCTGCTGCGCGCTCACGGAGTCGAAGTGCTGCAACTCCAGGATTATGTCCGGAAAAATAGTGAACTGATTAATTCGTTACCCAATTTGCCTTATCTTAACGACACGTGTTTGATTACGAGCCATGGAGCAATTCTCTCCAAGATGTGTCCCGGCAGTCGGGCAGGAGAAGAAACGGTTGTCGGAGAAGCACTGGAGAATCTCGGTATTCCCCTCTATCATGCCTTTACAGGCAGCGATCAATTTGAAGGATGTCTGGCGGTTTCACCTGAAATTCTGTTCATAGCCGATACGGAAAGGCATGACAGAAAGACGATTGAGGGATTTTTCAGTCAAGCTCTCCGACTTTTCCCGCAAATCATTTATGCGGAAATCCCCCAGGAAAGACGGTACATGCACCCAGATATGATTTTCGGCAGAATCAGTGAAAGTCTGGCTTTGGCCTATTTGCCTGCTTTTTTAAAGACGTATCTGATTACTGAAAAGCAGCGCATCGAAATTAATCTGAAAGAAATCCTGGCCCGCCGGGGAATGGAGATAATAGAAATATCTGACCAGGAACAGCAGTTATGGGGCTGCAGTTTTGTTTCGCTTGAGGAAAATATATTCATTCATTATGATATTGCCTTGAATCTTAGAACCCAAAACGAGTTAAGCCGCAGAGGCGTTGAAATAATCCCCTTCCATCCTGAAGCCTTATTAGCTGGGGGCGGAAGTCTACGCTGCCTGACCCTGCGCGTCTGGCGGGGATAA
- a CDS encoding endonuclease VIII, translating into MIEIPESTTIARQLNDTVRGRTIRSVTANASPHKFAFYHGDPVDYSTLLGHQVIGDSFGIGAMIEITAGERRIVLGDGANLRYYTDQNQVPPKHQLLVDLDDGSALVCSVQMYGAILVFMDGDYDNKYYRVAHEKPLPLTDTFDSAYFYALRTTGTDKLSVKAFLATEQRIPGLGNGVLQDILFYAGIHPKRKIGTLSEEEYARLFQAVKETLSEMTRLGGRDTEKDLFGNAGGYTTILSKNTVGKPCPVCGSEIKKAAYMGGAIYWCSVCQLIT; encoded by the coding sequence ATGATTGAAATTCCGGAAAGTACGACCATTGCCAGACAGTTGAATGACACGGTGCGCGGCAGAACGATCCGCAGCGTCACCGCGAACGCCTCTCCTCATAAGTTTGCGTTTTATCACGGTGACCCGGTAGATTACAGCACATTACTAGGCCATCAGGTCATTGGGGACAGCTTCGGTATCGGAGCGATGATTGAAATCACCGCCGGCGAGCGGCGTATTGTCCTCGGCGACGGGGCTAACCTGCGTTATTATACTGACCAGAATCAGGTGCCGCCGAAACACCAGCTCCTAGTCGACCTGGACGACGGAAGTGCCCTTGTCTGCTCGGTTCAGATGTACGGAGCAATTCTTGTGTTTATGGACGGCGATTATGATAATAAATACTATCGGGTTGCCCACGAAAAACCGCTGCCCCTTACGGACACCTTCGACAGCGCTTACTTTTATGCGCTACGAACCACCGGTACGGATAAGCTGTCCGTCAAAGCCTTTCTCGCTACAGAGCAGCGCATCCCCGGCCTCGGGAACGGCGTACTGCAGGATATTTTGTTTTATGCCGGCATCCATCCCAAGCGTAAAATAGGTACACTGTCCGAGGAAGAGTATGCGAGGTTGTTCCAAGCCGTCAAAGAAACCCTTAGTGAAATGACCCGACTGGGAGGCCGCGACACCGAAAAGGATCTGTTTGGCAACGCCGGCGGATACACAACTATTCTCAGTAAAAACACGGTCGGCAAGCCCTGCCCTGTTTGCGGCAGTGAAATAAAAAAAGCCGCCTACATGGGCGGCGCGATCTACTGGTGTTCCGTGTGTCAATTGATTACATAA
- a CDS encoding ABC transporter permease subunit, translating to MNIFWRELKAHRKALIIWSIAIFLMIVSSIGKFTAYAETGQSMNELLSQIPSSIKAVLGMGNFDLTQVSGFYGMLYLYLLLLATVHASLLGANIIAKEERDKTTEFLLVKPVSRAKIVTAKLLASLLNVIVFNLVTLIFSVALMGKYAKGEDITGEIGILMVGMFMVQLIFLFIGTATASVSKRPKSAASVSTAILLVTFVISSAININSSLGPLRYITPFEYFKADQLLNGGGFEPVFLILSLVIIALLVVVTYGAYQKRDMNV from the coding sequence ATGAATATATTCTGGAGAGAATTAAAAGCGCATCGAAAAGCATTGATCATATGGAGCATCGCTATCTTCTTAATGATCGTCTCCTCAATCGGCAAGTTTACCGCTTATGCCGAAACGGGCCAATCCATGAATGAATTACTGTCGCAGATCCCCAGTTCGATCAAAGCGGTATTGGGGATGGGCAATTTCGACCTGACCCAAGTCAGCGGCTTTTACGGCATGCTCTATTTGTATCTTCTTTTATTGGCGACGGTCCACGCTTCGTTGCTGGGCGCCAATATCATTGCCAAGGAAGAAAGGGATAAAACGACGGAATTTTTGCTGGTGAAGCCTGTCTCCAGAGCAAAAATAGTTACGGCAAAATTATTGGCTTCGCTATTGAATGTGATTGTCTTCAACCTGGTGACCCTGATCTTTTCGGTGGCGCTAATGGGGAAGTACGCCAAGGGCGAAGATATTACAGGTGAAATCGGAATACTCATGGTTGGCATGTTCATGGTACAGCTTATATTCTTATTTATCGGAACAGCGACAGCTTCCGTAAGTAAACGTCCGAAATCCGCTGCCTCCGTCTCGACGGCCATTCTGCTTGTTACTTTCGTTATTTCGTCGGCGATTAATATCAACAGCAGCCTCGGCCCGTTAAGATATATTACGCCATTTGAATATTTCAAGGCAGACCAGCTCTTGAATGGCGGCGGTTTCGAACCGGTATTTTTGATCCTGTCGCTGGTGATCATTGCCCTGCTCGTGGTTGTGACGTATGGAGCGTATCAGAAAAGGGATATGAATGTGTAG
- a CDS encoding transglutaminase-like domain-containing protein produces MLKGDFLTVILTALFALPVIMGFFITLSREKIHSSLRSLLSGVELIVALYLAIYLTRGIFFQHDAGPFATIYAWIPENIKSLVAGQDIVVYLVFVPLILLLLHGLLRLITHPIDTVVLGVLANGLNKVITLVGSWFGRIIGALAQIPRAAMLVFVSALLLHFSSYYFPSQTLTQMMAKSYGYQLIYKHAVSPVLNSNLAQKIPVLVNDYFKQNTGRNLQGNTQENTVADSAKVRVITYFNGATLDEAVKSNQNIDATARQVVGSEQNSRQQAYFIYRWITKNITYDDEKAVQVSQAASGIDSGAIIAFDTRSGVCFDYASLYIAMCRAVGLKVRLVTGLGYSGSAWGDHAWNQVYMPEEDRWIDVDATFGTVLNYFDKPDFNVDHKDAIVQGEWES; encoded by the coding sequence ATGCTAAAAGGAGATTTCCTAACCGTCATATTGACTGCGTTATTTGCGCTGCCTGTCATCATGGGTTTTTTTATCACACTTTCCCGTGAAAAAATACATTCTTCCTTGCGTTCGTTGCTCTCCGGGGTTGAATTAATCGTGGCACTCTACCTGGCAATTTATCTGACCAGGGGGATCTTCTTTCAGCATGATGCCGGACCATTTGCAACGATCTATGCTTGGATTCCCGAGAATATCAAGAGCTTAGTCGCGGGGCAGGACATCGTGGTCTACCTCGTTTTTGTGCCGCTGATCCTTTTGCTTCTCCATGGCCTGCTCCGGCTTATTACCCATCCCATCGATACCGTTGTCTTAGGGGTTCTGGCCAATGGCCTGAATAAGGTAATCACGCTTGTTGGCAGCTGGTTTGGAAGAATCATCGGAGCTTTAGCGCAAATACCCAGGGCGGCAATGCTTGTTTTCGTTTCCGCCTTGCTGTTGCATTTCTCTAGCTATTATTTCCCATCCCAGACATTAACCCAGATGATGGCCAAGTCCTATGGGTATCAGCTGATCTATAAACATGCAGTCTCACCCGTTCTGAATTCCAATCTGGCCCAGAAGATACCGGTGTTGGTCAATGACTATTTCAAGCAAAATACAGGACGAAATCTGCAAGGAAATACGCAAGAAAATACGGTAGCGGATTCTGCCAAAGTCCGGGTTATCACTTATTTTAATGGTGCAACGCTGGATGAGGCGGTTAAATCAAACCAAAACATCGATGCCACCGCGCGGCAAGTGGTGGGCAGTGAACAGAACAGCCGGCAGCAAGCGTATTTCATCTATCGCTGGATTACCAAGAACATAACCTATGATGATGAGAAAGCCGTTCAGGTCAGTCAAGCTGCCAGCGGTATAGATTCCGGCGCGATCATCGCCTTCGACACCCGCAGCGGCGTCTGTTTCGATTACGCCAGTCTTTATATCGCTATGTGCCGGGCAGTGGGGTTAAAGGTCCGTTTGGTGACCGGCCTCGGGTACAGCGGTTCTGCATGGGGAGACCATGCCTGGAATCAGGTGTACATGCCGGAAGAAGACAGATGGATTGATGTCGATGCAACCTTTGGAACGGTACTCAATTACTTCGACAAGCCCGATTTCAACGTGGACCATAAGGATGCCATTGTGCAGGGGGAATGGGAGAGCTAA
- a CDS encoding ABC transporter ATP-binding protein, whose translation MNVIEIKNLTKYYGKSRGIENVSFTVEEGEIFGFIGPNGAGKSTTIRTLLSLIYPTSGSATIFGKDCIKYAPEIAKEVGYLPSEVFYYDKMKVIDLLKYAASFYKKDCSKRINELAEIMDLDLKKKIDDLSFGNKKKVGIIQGLLHEPKLIILDEPTSGLDPLMQQKFFELLREENKKGATILLSSHVLSEVQKLCSRVAIIKDGKIIRLEKISDLTENNYKKFKIDMKEEMDKDYFELSGINNLEIDGKKVSFLFKGNLNLIMKKLSAVEITNILIEEPSLEEIFIHYYEKEA comes from the coding sequence GTGAACGTGATCGAAATCAAGAATTTGACCAAATACTACGGCAAGTCCAGGGGAATCGAAAATGTCAGTTTCACTGTGGAGGAAGGTGAGATTTTTGGCTTTATCGGGCCGAATGGGGCCGGGAAGTCCACCACGATCCGGACGCTGCTGTCTTTGATTTATCCCACCAGCGGCAGCGCGACTATCTTTGGCAAGGATTGCATTAAGTATGCTCCGGAAATCGCCAAGGAAGTCGGTTATTTACCCTCGGAAGTATTTTATTATGACAAAATGAAGGTCATCGATCTTCTGAAATATGCGGCGAGTTTTTATAAAAAGGATTGCAGTAAGCGAATCAACGAACTGGCAGAAATCATGGATTTGGATCTAAAAAAGAAAATTGATGATTTATCTTTCGGCAACAAAAAGAAAGTCGGCATCATTCAGGGGCTGCTCCACGAACCCAAACTGATTATCTTGGATGAGCCAACCAGCGGTCTCGATCCGCTGATGCAGCAGAAATTCTTTGAACTGCTGCGGGAAGAAAACAAGAAAGGGGCTACCATTCTTTTATCCTCCCATGTCTTAAGCGAGGTCCAAAAGCTGTGCAGCCGTGTGGCCATCATTAAAGACGGCAAAATTATCCGGCTGGAAAAGATCAGTGATTTGACGGAAAATAATTACAAGAAATTCAAAATTGACATGAAAGAGGAAATGGACAAAGATTACTTCGAACTTAGCGGTATCAATAACCTGGAGATAGATGGTAAGAAAGTGAGCTTTTTGTTCAAGGGCAATCTCAACCTTATCATGAAAAAGCTTTCGGCGGTAGAAATAACCAATATCTTAATCGAGGAGCCGAGCTTGGAGGAAATTTTCATCCATTATTATGAAAAGGAGGCCTGA
- a CDS encoding ArsA family ATPase, producing the protein MGTILVFTGKGGVGKTSVAAAHAVISAAEGKKTLLVSTDMAHNLGDLFELTLGSEIAVLDNGLHVLEINPHDVMENDFKDMKHAVLRMVAENGMGGEQLEQISVFPGMDELFSLLKILALHQSGLYDRIIVDCAPTGETLALLKFPELLSWYMEKLFPIGKAALRILAPISKTVFKVQLPDRQAMTDIERLYATLLELQTLLKDPATTAIRLVTIPEKMVVEETKRSFMYLNLYGFNVDCLYINRILPPDLDNSYFEEWITIQTRYTQELENLFAGRPIRRIPWFDSDLNGVGGIGRLTAILAESGPLFELQPPSVGEHYEKTDTGYALILDLPFAAKGDIRFNESATDLILKIGNFKRSIPKPSTLRSYLVSSAKLSNGRLTVRFEPK; encoded by the coding sequence ATGGGTACGATTTTAGTCTTTACAGGTAAAGGGGGTGTCGGTAAAACAAGTGTCGCCGCAGCCCATGCCGTAATTTCCGCGGCTGAAGGCAAGAAAACGCTGCTCGTCAGTACTGACATGGCCCATAACCTCGGCGATTTATTTGAACTGACCCTCGGCAGTGAGATCGCAGTCCTAGACAACGGTCTCCACGTGTTGGAAATCAATCCGCATGACGTCATGGAAAACGACTTTAAGGATATGAAACATGCCGTTCTTCGTATGGTTGCCGAGAATGGTATGGGCGGCGAACAGTTGGAACAGATCAGCGTTTTCCCGGGTATGGACGAGTTATTCTCCTTGCTGAAAATTTTAGCGCTTCACCAAAGCGGCCTTTATGACCGTATCATCGTGGACTGTGCGCCCACGGGCGAAACGCTGGCACTGCTGAAGTTTCCCGAACTGCTGTCCTGGTACATGGAGAAGCTATTCCCCATCGGCAAGGCAGCCCTGCGAATTCTGGCACCGATATCCAAAACCGTCTTCAAAGTACAGCTGCCTGACCGGCAGGCCATGACCGATATCGAGAGACTCTACGCGACACTCCTTGAACTGCAGACGCTGCTGAAAGATCCGGCAACTACCGCCATCCGGCTGGTCACGATTCCTGAAAAGATGGTTGTCGAAGAAACAAAACGCAGCTTCATGTATTTGAATCTCTACGGCTTTAATGTGGACTGCCTATACATCAACCGTATCTTACCACCGGACCTGGATAATTCTTATTTCGAGGAATGGATCACCATCCAGACCCGTTACACGCAGGAACTCGAGAATCTATTTGCAGGCAGACCCATCCGTCGCATCCCTTGGTTTGACAGCGACTTAAACGGTGTCGGCGGCATCGGACGTCTCACAGCGATCCTCGCTGAAAGCGGCCCATTGTTTGAGCTGCAGCCGCCTTCTGTGGGTGAGCATTATGAAAAGACTGACACCGGCTATGCATTAATTCTGGATCTGCCGTTTGCTGCCAAGGGGGACATTCGCTTCAACGAGTCCGCAACCGATCTCATTCTGAAAATCGGCAACTTCAAACGCAGCATTCCGAAACCATCCACCCTTCGTTCTTATCTGGTCAGCTCCGCGAAATTATCCAATGGCAGGCTGACGGTACGGTTCGAACCGAAATAA
- a CDS encoding ABC transporter permease gives MNIYLHELRAYRKSIIIWACAMTLQAVAYISLFKGLGHDIESFRAFLNNMPDVIKKGFNILVDSISTLEGFYSFVFSFVVLCGAVQAMNLGTAIVSKEVRDKTADFLMTKPVSRKGIMTAKLLAAFSALVITNILYLGLTLLAANTIVGTFNSRVFVLISLTLFFVQLIFLALGMMISVIGKIKSVISVSLSTVFGFYILGSLGSILGEETVRYFSPFRYFDPVYIIEHAAYESPFLATGIAVTIIAIIASYQVYLRKDIHAV, from the coding sequence ATGAATATCTATCTGCATGAACTGAGGGCCTATCGGAAATCGATCATCATTTGGGCATGTGCTATGACTCTTCAGGCAGTGGCGTATATTTCTCTTTTTAAAGGGCTCGGCCATGACATTGAAAGTTTCAGGGCGTTTCTCAATAACATGCCCGATGTGATTAAAAAGGGTTTCAACATTTTGGTTGACAGCATTTCTACCCTGGAAGGGTTTTATTCATTTGTTTTTTCCTTTGTGGTTTTATGTGGGGCTGTTCAGGCGATGAATCTCGGAACGGCTATCGTTTCCAAAGAGGTACGCGATAAGACAGCAGATTTTTTGATGACGAAACCCGTTAGCCGCAAGGGGATCATGACCGCAAAGCTGCTGGCCGCATTTTCTGCTTTGGTCATTACCAATATCCTCTATCTGGGATTGACGCTTTTAGCAGCGAACACCATTGTCGGTACGTTTAATTCCAGAGTATTCGTGCTGATTTCGCTGACCTTGTTCTTTGTCCAATTAATCTTCCTGGCGCTGGGAATGATGATTTCCGTGATCGGTAAGATTAAGTCGGTGATCTCCGTATCGCTGAGTACGGTTTTCGGGTTCTACATTTTAGGTTCCCTGGGATCGATTCTTGGTGAAGAAACCGTGCGGTATTTTTCGCCGTTTCGGTATTTTGATCCGGTGTATATCATTGAACACGCCGCTTATGAATCACCGTTTCTCGCGACAGGCATCGCCGTGACCATAATCGCCATCATTGCCAGCTACCAGGTCTACCTGAGGAAAGATATCCACGCAGTGTGA